A region of Lepeophtheirus salmonis chromosome 13, UVic_Lsal_1.4, whole genome shotgun sequence DNA encodes the following proteins:
- the LOC121128760 gene encoding F-BAR domain only protein 2 isoform X3, translated as MRMAVDFADYFWGDKNEGFSALYQSSKSSPIAAKELGEYFRECGKVQEDHSKTQLKILKQLNGSNSTNGSFSPLLSLFKPFTEKIAGVHHEHMSKLNDLSKKTLKYAEELSKKHKTIKEETSSTSEIVKSFQDITLQLNKSKELYKQKCLELEKMKRSGEKDKDKADLKFRKAQEDYRTLVIQYCTLRETFEAKLTSYARHCQELETNHLIQMREFVQIYFTEVQQFNQQISQANEDFQSQLNKLTVTNLLEQFTMNHHTGLDKPVAESCPIEFEEEKLSVASIPGEHGGSDISDRSGNSDKLSLNSFNKKQDLSVGSNSVVTPSAQQPPPNISTGSGKNPTEMPRLRTWSVARIARKSVTSSESTTTTYNTTEAPTKTSRATSLLNLFLPNNDKNICHTPPNPLPPNSCTYNIVDSIKVNNDNRKHAGLTSKPIVTNGSLSVEITTASAPSTPTENVDLSRFLQSRGSKCGNLSSSPIPSVSSADNDQLSAHAADGSSNYETEDTSKHGHTGWTVPGFLKRRRDKKRKNEKEAPDSAPETTSNKMGSDGEDQHKSDTPTPEVDTERFSKSNDKRADLDPWAEFNESKNNFYSSSDESDDETKHKIKVEIKPVSNSNPPISASVDELRSAIGTLDIAPPPPRDIFENGTHDKHDIRRSQSQSYLVHKPSEDLLGLSLHPIGDIDNTTKIMSTTAPMSNNNIKTSDTLKMEIHDISICSSSGNASKEVGDILNETADMSANSMSLAFSSPLPTKEVVVSSVGGNATVINNQRDKVSSSLIALPRPPSRHGPQYPLPQTSSALGSSSTLTNSINSHISMGRSKNSSTSSLGNSESPHPFSNSMSNKFQFGSSRGPSPLTLGMSDNIPLAVAFQEVVHACFHGSDESQCQVRLIGDMMISFPAGIIQMITHNPMTSPLLFRIKNASVLESIVPNKQLINTATALSSDGETAFEFNMKNLKDLLKSQALQNPNASYFNIDILKYQIRAQSGAKSCPLQLVAHWKCDSSHTDLKLNYKYNASAMAAPASLLNLSIAVPIDGNVKNMVSKPSGTWIAENNRALWTFKELRADDRDNNSSSNGGLEVIKGRFELANGPGSQNTIAAQFNCEGSTLSGIDIELIGSGYRLSLIKKRFVSGKYICDAEGKQDSRFRYAFTPSNTLGSDC; from the exons ATGAGAATGGCTGTCGATTTTGCGGATTATTTTTGG gGTGATAAAAATGAGGGCTTTAGCGCTTTATATCAAAGCTCTAAATCCAGTCCCATCGCTGCAAAGGAGCTTGGAGAATATTTTCGAGAATGTGGAAAGGTGCAGGAGGATCATTCTAAAACGCAACTCAAGATCCTGAAGCAG TTGAACGGTAGCAATAGCACGAATGGCTCCTTTTCTCCGCTTTTGTCTCTTTTCAAGCCCTTCACTGAGAAAATCGCTGGGGTTCATCATGAACATATGAGTAAATTGAACGACCTCTCAAAGAAAACCTTAAAATATGCGGAAGAGCTctccaaaaaacataaaacaatcaAAGAGGAAACGTCTTCCACTTCTGAAATTGTCAAATCCTTCCAAGACATCACGCTTCAATTGAATAAATCCAAAGAACTCTATAAACAAAAATGTCTGGAGTTGGAGAAAATGAAACGGTCCGGTGAAAAGGATAAGGATAAAGCGGATCTCAAATTTAGAAAAGCCCAAGAGGACTATAGAACACTTGTCATACAATACTGCACCCTTCGGGAGACATTTGAAGCAAAGTTGACGAGCTATGCAAGGCATTGCCAAGAGCTTGAAACaaatcatttaattcaaatgagagaatttgttcaaatttactTTACTGAAGTTCAGCAATTTAATCAACAGATATCTCAAGCAAATGAAGACTTTCAAAGTCAATTAAATAAGCTGACCGTTACTAACCTCCTAGAACAGTTCACAATGAATCATCATACGGGTCTCGATAAACCAG TGGCCGAGTCAT gtCCTATCGAATTCGAAGAAGAAAAGCTATCTGTGGCGTCTATTCCTGGAGAGCATGGCGGCTCAGATATATCGGATCGTTCTGGTAATAGTGACAAACTTTCCCTCAATAGTTTCAATAAGAAGCAAGATCTCTCTGTTGGATCCAATAGTGTGGTTACACCTTCAGCTCAGCAACCACCACCAAATATTTCTACGGGATCAGGTAAAAATCCAACTGAAATGCCACGTTTGAGAACATGGTCTGTTGCCAGAATTGCTCGCAAGTCAGTCACTTCCTCCGAATCCACCACTACCACCTATAATACAACCGAAGCCCCCACCAAGACCTCTAGAGCAACGTCCCTCCTGAATCTCTTCCTACCAAATaacgataaaaatatatgtcacACTCCACCAAATCCACTTCCACCTAATAGTTGTACTTACAACATTGTTGATAGCATCAAAGTCAATAATGATAACCGTAAACATGCAG GCTTAACTTCGAAACCTATCGTCACCAATGGCAGCTTAAGCGTTGAAATCACTACTGCATCGGCCCCTTCTACTCCTACAGAAAATGTTGATCTCTCGAGATTTTTGCAAAGCAGGGGATCCAAGt GTGGTAATCTTTCTTCATCACCGATTCCTTCTGTATCTTCAGCTGATAATGATCAATTATCAGCTCATGCTGCTGACGGCTCCAGCAATTATGAAACTGAGGATACATCCAAACACGGTCACACCGGTTGGACTGTGCCAG GGTTTTTAAAGAGACGAAGagacaagaaaagaaaaaatgaaaaagaggCTCCTGATTCTGCTCCTGAAACGACTTCCAACAAAATGGGAAGTGATGGTGAGGATCAACATAAGTCTGATACTCCTACTCCTGAAGTGGATACGGAAAGATTCTCCAAGTCCAATGACAAACGCGCTGATTTAGACCCATGGGCTGAATTTAATGAGtccaaaaacaacttttattcttcttcaGATGAATCAG aTGACGAGACAAAGCACAAAATCAAGGTGGAAATCAAGCCAGTTTCGAATTCTAATCCGCCAATATCTGCGAGTGTTGACGAATTACGATCCGCAATAGGCACACTAGATATAGCACCACCACCC CCTcgtgatatttttgaaaatggtaCGCATGATAAACATGATATCCGTCGTTCACAAAGCCAAAGTTATTTGGTACATAAACCCAGTGAAGATCTCTTGGGTCTATCTCTTCACCCTATTGGGGATATTGATAACACTACCAAGATAATGTCAACAACAGCTCCAAtgtctaataataatatcaagaCTTCTGATACGCTTAAAATGGAAATTCATGATATTTCCATTTGTAGTAGTTCTGGTAATGCAAGCAAAG AAGTGGGAGATATTCTGAATGAAACTGCTGATATGAGCGCAAACTCTATGTCTCTGGCATTCAGCTCTCCGCTTCCAACTAAGGAAGTTGTTGTTAGTTCGGTAGGAGGAAACGCCACAGTTATCAATAATCAGAGAGACAAGGTTTCAAGTTCTCTAATTGCGTTACCCCGCCCTCCATCTAGGCATGGTCCTCAATACCCACTACCACAGACTTCTTCTGCTCTTGGAAGCAGTAGCACACTCACCAACAGCATAAACTCCCATATTTCCATGGGTCGGAGTAAAAATTCATCTACTTCTAGTCTTGGCAATTCAGAGTCACCGCATCCCTTTTCTAATTCTATGAGTAATAAGTTTCAATTTGGGTCTTCAAGGGGGCCTAGTCCACTTACTTTGGGCATGTCGGATAACATTCCTCTCGCTGTTGCCTTTCAAGAAGTTGTCCATGCCTGTTTTCACGGGTCAGATGAATCTCAATGCCAGGTTAGACTCATTGGGGATATGATGATCAGTTTTCCGGCTGGAATTATCCAAATGATCACTCACAACCCCATGACGTCTCCTCttttatttcgaattaaaaATGCTTCTGTGCTTGAATCAATCGTACCTAACAAGCAACTTATAAATAC tgCTACAGCCTTGTCTTCCGATGGAGAAACTGCATTcgaatttaatatgaaaaacttGAAAGATCTTCTAAAATCACAGGCACTACAGAATCCTAATGCATCATACTTCAATATTGACATTCTTAAATACCAA ATACGTGCTCAGTCAGGTGCAAAATCCTGTCCATTACAACTGGTAGCCCATTGGAAGTGCGACTCATCACATACGGatcttaaattgaattataagtACAATGCCTCTGCTATGGCTGCTCCTGCCTCACTCCTTAATCTTTCTATAGCGGTTCCTATCGACGGTAATGTCAAAAATATGGTTTCTAAGCCCAGCGGCACGTGGATTGCAGAAAATAATCGCGCATTGTGGACGTTTAAAGAACTCAGAGCTGACGATAGAGACAATAATAGTAGCTCTAATGGGGGCCTTGAGGTCATTAAAGGACGATTCGAGCTTGCTAATGGTCCTGGCTCTCAAAATACAATTGCAGCGCAATTTAACTGCGAGGGAAGTACTCTAAGTGGAATAGATATTGAGCTGATCGGGTCCGGCTATCGATTATCTCTGATCAAAAAGCGATTTGTTTCAG gcaaATACATATGTGATGCTGAAGGCAAACAAGACAGTAGATTCCGTTATGCCTTTACTCCTTCCAATACTTTGGGTTCCGACTGTTGA
- the LOC121128760 gene encoding F-BAR domain only protein 2 isoform X1 gives MRMAVDFADYFWGDKNEGFSALYQSSKSSPIAAKELGEYFRECGKVQEDHSKTQLKILKQLNGSNSTNGSFSPLLSLFKPFTEKIAGVHHEHMSKLNDLSKKTLKYAEELSKKHKTIKEETSSTSEIVKSFQDITLQLNKSKELYKQKCLELEKMKRSGEKDKDKADLKFRKAQEDYRTLVIQYCTLRETFEAKLTSYARHCQELETNHLIQMREFVQIYFTEVQQFNQQISQANEDFQSQLNKLTVTNLLEQFTMNHHTGLDKPVAESCPIEFEEEKLSVASIPGEHGGSDISDRSGNSDKLSLNSFNKKQDLSVGSNSVVTPSAQQPPPNISTGSGKNPTEMPRLRTWSVARIARKSVTSSESTTTTYNTTEAPTKTSRATSLLNLFLPNNDKNICHTPPNPLPPNSCTYNIVDSIKVNNDNRKHAGLTSKPIVTNGSLSVEITTASAPSTPTENVDLSRFLQSRGSKCGNLSSSPIPSVSSADNDQLSAHAADGSSNYETEDTSKHGHTGWTVPGFLKRRRDKKRKNEKEAPDSAPETTSNKMGSDGEDQHKSDTPTPEVDTERFSKSNDKRADLDPWAEFNESKNNFYSSSDESDDETKHKIKVEIKPVSNSNPPISASVDELRSAIGTLDIAPPPFKLRPASALNERISVNHKKPRDIFENGTHDKHDIRRSQSQSYLVHKPSEDLLGLSLHPIGDIDNTTKIMSTTAPMSNNNIKTSDTLKMEIHDISICSSSGNASKEVGDILNETADMSANSMSLAFSSPLPTKEVVVSSVGGNATVINNQRDKVSSSLIALPRPPSRHGPQYPLPQTSSALGSSSTLTNSINSHISMGRSKNSSTSSLGNSESPHPFSNSMSNKFQFGSSRGPSPLTLGMSDNIPLAVAFQEVVHACFHGSDESQCQVRLIGDMMISFPAGIIQMITHNPMTSPLLFRIKNASVLESIVPNKQLINTATALSSDGETAFEFNMKNLKDLLKSQALQNPNASYFNIDILKYQIRAQSGAKSCPLQLVAHWKCDSSHTDLKLNYKYNASAMAAPASLLNLSIAVPIDGNVKNMVSKPSGTWIAENNRALWTFKELRADDRDNNSSSNGGLEVIKGRFELANGPGSQNTIAAQFNCEGSTLSGIDIELIGSGYRLSLIKKRFVSGKYICDAEGKQDSRFRYAFTPSNTLGSDC, from the exons ATGAGAATGGCTGTCGATTTTGCGGATTATTTTTGG gGTGATAAAAATGAGGGCTTTAGCGCTTTATATCAAAGCTCTAAATCCAGTCCCATCGCTGCAAAGGAGCTTGGAGAATATTTTCGAGAATGTGGAAAGGTGCAGGAGGATCATTCTAAAACGCAACTCAAGATCCTGAAGCAG TTGAACGGTAGCAATAGCACGAATGGCTCCTTTTCTCCGCTTTTGTCTCTTTTCAAGCCCTTCACTGAGAAAATCGCTGGGGTTCATCATGAACATATGAGTAAATTGAACGACCTCTCAAAGAAAACCTTAAAATATGCGGAAGAGCTctccaaaaaacataaaacaatcaAAGAGGAAACGTCTTCCACTTCTGAAATTGTCAAATCCTTCCAAGACATCACGCTTCAATTGAATAAATCCAAAGAACTCTATAAACAAAAATGTCTGGAGTTGGAGAAAATGAAACGGTCCGGTGAAAAGGATAAGGATAAAGCGGATCTCAAATTTAGAAAAGCCCAAGAGGACTATAGAACACTTGTCATACAATACTGCACCCTTCGGGAGACATTTGAAGCAAAGTTGACGAGCTATGCAAGGCATTGCCAAGAGCTTGAAACaaatcatttaattcaaatgagagaatttgttcaaatttactTTACTGAAGTTCAGCAATTTAATCAACAGATATCTCAAGCAAATGAAGACTTTCAAAGTCAATTAAATAAGCTGACCGTTACTAACCTCCTAGAACAGTTCACAATGAATCATCATACGGGTCTCGATAAACCAG TGGCCGAGTCAT gtCCTATCGAATTCGAAGAAGAAAAGCTATCTGTGGCGTCTATTCCTGGAGAGCATGGCGGCTCAGATATATCGGATCGTTCTGGTAATAGTGACAAACTTTCCCTCAATAGTTTCAATAAGAAGCAAGATCTCTCTGTTGGATCCAATAGTGTGGTTACACCTTCAGCTCAGCAACCACCACCAAATATTTCTACGGGATCAGGTAAAAATCCAACTGAAATGCCACGTTTGAGAACATGGTCTGTTGCCAGAATTGCTCGCAAGTCAGTCACTTCCTCCGAATCCACCACTACCACCTATAATACAACCGAAGCCCCCACCAAGACCTCTAGAGCAACGTCCCTCCTGAATCTCTTCCTACCAAATaacgataaaaatatatgtcacACTCCACCAAATCCACTTCCACCTAATAGTTGTACTTACAACATTGTTGATAGCATCAAAGTCAATAATGATAACCGTAAACATGCAG GCTTAACTTCGAAACCTATCGTCACCAATGGCAGCTTAAGCGTTGAAATCACTACTGCATCGGCCCCTTCTACTCCTACAGAAAATGTTGATCTCTCGAGATTTTTGCAAAGCAGGGGATCCAAGt GTGGTAATCTTTCTTCATCACCGATTCCTTCTGTATCTTCAGCTGATAATGATCAATTATCAGCTCATGCTGCTGACGGCTCCAGCAATTATGAAACTGAGGATACATCCAAACACGGTCACACCGGTTGGACTGTGCCAG GGTTTTTAAAGAGACGAAGagacaagaaaagaaaaaatgaaaaagaggCTCCTGATTCTGCTCCTGAAACGACTTCCAACAAAATGGGAAGTGATGGTGAGGATCAACATAAGTCTGATACTCCTACTCCTGAAGTGGATACGGAAAGATTCTCCAAGTCCAATGACAAACGCGCTGATTTAGACCCATGGGCTGAATTTAATGAGtccaaaaacaacttttattcttcttcaGATGAATCAG aTGACGAGACAAAGCACAAAATCAAGGTGGAAATCAAGCCAGTTTCGAATTCTAATCCGCCAATATCTGCGAGTGTTGACGAATTACGATCCGCAATAGGCACACTAGATATAGCACCACCACCC TTCAAATTGCGACCAGCTTCAGCGCTTAATGAGAGAATTTCCGTTAATCACAAGAAG CCTcgtgatatttttgaaaatggtaCGCATGATAAACATGATATCCGTCGTTCACAAAGCCAAAGTTATTTGGTACATAAACCCAGTGAAGATCTCTTGGGTCTATCTCTTCACCCTATTGGGGATATTGATAACACTACCAAGATAATGTCAACAACAGCTCCAAtgtctaataataatatcaagaCTTCTGATACGCTTAAAATGGAAATTCATGATATTTCCATTTGTAGTAGTTCTGGTAATGCAAGCAAAG AAGTGGGAGATATTCTGAATGAAACTGCTGATATGAGCGCAAACTCTATGTCTCTGGCATTCAGCTCTCCGCTTCCAACTAAGGAAGTTGTTGTTAGTTCGGTAGGAGGAAACGCCACAGTTATCAATAATCAGAGAGACAAGGTTTCAAGTTCTCTAATTGCGTTACCCCGCCCTCCATCTAGGCATGGTCCTCAATACCCACTACCACAGACTTCTTCTGCTCTTGGAAGCAGTAGCACACTCACCAACAGCATAAACTCCCATATTTCCATGGGTCGGAGTAAAAATTCATCTACTTCTAGTCTTGGCAATTCAGAGTCACCGCATCCCTTTTCTAATTCTATGAGTAATAAGTTTCAATTTGGGTCTTCAAGGGGGCCTAGTCCACTTACTTTGGGCATGTCGGATAACATTCCTCTCGCTGTTGCCTTTCAAGAAGTTGTCCATGCCTGTTTTCACGGGTCAGATGAATCTCAATGCCAGGTTAGACTCATTGGGGATATGATGATCAGTTTTCCGGCTGGAATTATCCAAATGATCACTCACAACCCCATGACGTCTCCTCttttatttcgaattaaaaATGCTTCTGTGCTTGAATCAATCGTACCTAACAAGCAACTTATAAATAC tgCTACAGCCTTGTCTTCCGATGGAGAAACTGCATTcgaatttaatatgaaaaacttGAAAGATCTTCTAAAATCACAGGCACTACAGAATCCTAATGCATCATACTTCAATATTGACATTCTTAAATACCAA ATACGTGCTCAGTCAGGTGCAAAATCCTGTCCATTACAACTGGTAGCCCATTGGAAGTGCGACTCATCACATACGGatcttaaattgaattataagtACAATGCCTCTGCTATGGCTGCTCCTGCCTCACTCCTTAATCTTTCTATAGCGGTTCCTATCGACGGTAATGTCAAAAATATGGTTTCTAAGCCCAGCGGCACGTGGATTGCAGAAAATAATCGCGCATTGTGGACGTTTAAAGAACTCAGAGCTGACGATAGAGACAATAATAGTAGCTCTAATGGGGGCCTTGAGGTCATTAAAGGACGATTCGAGCTTGCTAATGGTCCTGGCTCTCAAAATACAATTGCAGCGCAATTTAACTGCGAGGGAAGTACTCTAAGTGGAATAGATATTGAGCTGATCGGGTCCGGCTATCGATTATCTCTGATCAAAAAGCGATTTGTTTCAG gcaaATACATATGTGATGCTGAAGGCAAACAAGACAGTAGATTCCGTTATGCCTTTACTCCTTCCAATACTTTGGGTTCCGACTGTTGA
- the LOC121128760 gene encoding F-BAR domain only protein 2 isoform X11 yields the protein MRMAVDFADYFWGDKNEGFSALYQSSKSSPIAAKELGEYFRECGKVQEDHSKTQLKILKQLNGSNSTNGSFSPLLSLFKPFTEKIAGVHHEHMSKLNDLSKKTLKYAEELSKKHKTIKEETSSTSEIVKSFQDITLQLNKSKELYKQKCLELEKMKRSGEKDKDKADLKFRKAQEDYRTLVIQYCTLRETFEAKLTSYARHCQELETNHLIQMREFVQIYFTEVQQFNQQISQANEDFQSQLNKLTVTNLLEQFTMNHHTGLDKPGPIEFEEEKLSVASIPGEHGGSDISDRSGNSDKLSLNSFNKKQDLSVGSNSVVTPSAQQPPPNISTGSGKNPTEMPRLRTWSVARIARKSVTSSESTTTTYNTTEAPTKTSRATSLLNLFLPNNDKNICHTPPNPLPPNSCTYNIVDSIKVNNDNRKHAGGNLSSSPIPSVSSADNDQLSAHAADGSSNYETEDTSKHGHTGWTVPGFLKRRRDKKRKNEKEAPDSAPETTSNKMGSDGEDQHKSDTPTPEVDTERFSKSNDKRADLDPWAEFNESKNNFYSSSDESDDETKHKIKVEIKPVSNSNPPISASVDELRSAIGTLDIAPPPPRDIFENGTHDKHDIRRSQSQSYLVHKPSEDLLGLSLHPIGDIDNTTKIMSTTAPMSNNNIKTSDTLKMEIHDISICSSSGNASKEVGDILNETADMSANSMSLAFSSPLPTKEVVVSSVGGNATVINNQRDKVSSSLIALPRPPSRHGPQYPLPQTSSALGSSSTLTNSINSHISMGRSKNSSTSSLGNSESPHPFSNSMSNKFQFGSSRGPSPLTLGMSDNIPLAVAFQEVVHACFHGSDESQCQVRLIGDMMISFPAGIIQMITHNPMTSPLLFRIKNASVLESIVPNKQLINTATALSSDGETAFEFNMKNLKDLLKSQALQNPNASYFNIDILKYQIRAQSGAKSCPLQLVAHWKCDSSHTDLKLNYKYNASAMAAPASLLNLSIAVPIDGNVKNMVSKPSGTWIAENNRALWTFKELRADDRDNNSSSNGGLEVIKGRFELANGPGSQNTIAAQFNCEGSTLSGIDIELIGSGYRLSLIKKRFVSGKYICDAEGKQDSRFRYAFTPSNTLGSDC from the exons ATGAGAATGGCTGTCGATTTTGCGGATTATTTTTGG gGTGATAAAAATGAGGGCTTTAGCGCTTTATATCAAAGCTCTAAATCCAGTCCCATCGCTGCAAAGGAGCTTGGAGAATATTTTCGAGAATGTGGAAAGGTGCAGGAGGATCATTCTAAAACGCAACTCAAGATCCTGAAGCAG TTGAACGGTAGCAATAGCACGAATGGCTCCTTTTCTCCGCTTTTGTCTCTTTTCAAGCCCTTCACTGAGAAAATCGCTGGGGTTCATCATGAACATATGAGTAAATTGAACGACCTCTCAAAGAAAACCTTAAAATATGCGGAAGAGCTctccaaaaaacataaaacaatcaAAGAGGAAACGTCTTCCACTTCTGAAATTGTCAAATCCTTCCAAGACATCACGCTTCAATTGAATAAATCCAAAGAACTCTATAAACAAAAATGTCTGGAGTTGGAGAAAATGAAACGGTCCGGTGAAAAGGATAAGGATAAAGCGGATCTCAAATTTAGAAAAGCCCAAGAGGACTATAGAACACTTGTCATACAATACTGCACCCTTCGGGAGACATTTGAAGCAAAGTTGACGAGCTATGCAAGGCATTGCCAAGAGCTTGAAACaaatcatttaattcaaatgagagaatttgttcaaatttactTTACTGAAGTTCAGCAATTTAATCAACAGATATCTCAAGCAAATGAAGACTTTCAAAGTCAATTAAATAAGCTGACCGTTACTAACCTCCTAGAACAGTTCACAATGAATCATCATACGGGTCTCGATAAACCAG gtCCTATCGAATTCGAAGAAGAAAAGCTATCTGTGGCGTCTATTCCTGGAGAGCATGGCGGCTCAGATATATCGGATCGTTCTGGTAATAGTGACAAACTTTCCCTCAATAGTTTCAATAAGAAGCAAGATCTCTCTGTTGGATCCAATAGTGTGGTTACACCTTCAGCTCAGCAACCACCACCAAATATTTCTACGGGATCAGGTAAAAATCCAACTGAAATGCCACGTTTGAGAACATGGTCTGTTGCCAGAATTGCTCGCAAGTCAGTCACTTCCTCCGAATCCACCACTACCACCTATAATACAACCGAAGCCCCCACCAAGACCTCTAGAGCAACGTCCCTCCTGAATCTCTTCCTACCAAATaacgataaaaatatatgtcacACTCCACCAAATCCACTTCCACCTAATAGTTGTACTTACAACATTGTTGATAGCATCAAAGTCAATAATGATAACCGTAAACATGCAG GTGGTAATCTTTCTTCATCACCGATTCCTTCTGTATCTTCAGCTGATAATGATCAATTATCAGCTCATGCTGCTGACGGCTCCAGCAATTATGAAACTGAGGATACATCCAAACACGGTCACACCGGTTGGACTGTGCCAG GGTTTTTAAAGAGACGAAGagacaagaaaagaaaaaatgaaaaagaggCTCCTGATTCTGCTCCTGAAACGACTTCCAACAAAATGGGAAGTGATGGTGAGGATCAACATAAGTCTGATACTCCTACTCCTGAAGTGGATACGGAAAGATTCTCCAAGTCCAATGACAAACGCGCTGATTTAGACCCATGGGCTGAATTTAATGAGtccaaaaacaacttttattcttcttcaGATGAATCAG aTGACGAGACAAAGCACAAAATCAAGGTGGAAATCAAGCCAGTTTCGAATTCTAATCCGCCAATATCTGCGAGTGTTGACGAATTACGATCCGCAATAGGCACACTAGATATAGCACCACCACCC CCTcgtgatatttttgaaaatggtaCGCATGATAAACATGATATCCGTCGTTCACAAAGCCAAAGTTATTTGGTACATAAACCCAGTGAAGATCTCTTGGGTCTATCTCTTCACCCTATTGGGGATATTGATAACACTACCAAGATAATGTCAACAACAGCTCCAAtgtctaataataatatcaagaCTTCTGATACGCTTAAAATGGAAATTCATGATATTTCCATTTGTAGTAGTTCTGGTAATGCAAGCAAAG AAGTGGGAGATATTCTGAATGAAACTGCTGATATGAGCGCAAACTCTATGTCTCTGGCATTCAGCTCTCCGCTTCCAACTAAGGAAGTTGTTGTTAGTTCGGTAGGAGGAAACGCCACAGTTATCAATAATCAGAGAGACAAGGTTTCAAGTTCTCTAATTGCGTTACCCCGCCCTCCATCTAGGCATGGTCCTCAATACCCACTACCACAGACTTCTTCTGCTCTTGGAAGCAGTAGCACACTCACCAACAGCATAAACTCCCATATTTCCATGGGTCGGAGTAAAAATTCATCTACTTCTAGTCTTGGCAATTCAGAGTCACCGCATCCCTTTTCTAATTCTATGAGTAATAAGTTTCAATTTGGGTCTTCAAGGGGGCCTAGTCCACTTACTTTGGGCATGTCGGATAACATTCCTCTCGCTGTTGCCTTTCAAGAAGTTGTCCATGCCTGTTTTCACGGGTCAGATGAATCTCAATGCCAGGTTAGACTCATTGGGGATATGATGATCAGTTTTCCGGCTGGAATTATCCAAATGATCACTCACAACCCCATGACGTCTCCTCttttatttcgaattaaaaATGCTTCTGTGCTTGAATCAATCGTACCTAACAAGCAACTTATAAATAC tgCTACAGCCTTGTCTTCCGATGGAGAAACTGCATTcgaatttaatatgaaaaacttGAAAGATCTTCTAAAATCACAGGCACTACAGAATCCTAATGCATCATACTTCAATATTGACATTCTTAAATACCAA ATACGTGCTCAGTCAGGTGCAAAATCCTGTCCATTACAACTGGTAGCCCATTGGAAGTGCGACTCATCACATACGGatcttaaattgaattataagtACAATGCCTCTGCTATGGCTGCTCCTGCCTCACTCCTTAATCTTTCTATAGCGGTTCCTATCGACGGTAATGTCAAAAATATGGTTTCTAAGCCCAGCGGCACGTGGATTGCAGAAAATAATCGCGCATTGTGGACGTTTAAAGAACTCAGAGCTGACGATAGAGACAATAATAGTAGCTCTAATGGGGGCCTTGAGGTCATTAAAGGACGATTCGAGCTTGCTAATGGTCCTGGCTCTCAAAATACAATTGCAGCGCAATTTAACTGCGAGGGAAGTACTCTAAGTGGAATAGATATTGAGCTGATCGGGTCCGGCTATCGATTATCTCTGATCAAAAAGCGATTTGTTTCAG gcaaATACATATGTGATGCTGAAGGCAAACAAGACAGTAGATTCCGTTATGCCTTTACTCCTTCCAATACTTTGGGTTCCGACTGTTGA